The following proteins come from a genomic window of Carassius carassius chromosome 10, fCarCar2.1, whole genome shotgun sequence:
- the LOC132151695 gene encoding twinfilin-2 isoform X2, with the protein MFLVLVVTEELREFLARARSGTGRLIQVLIRDEQLVLGAYREPRQSWDKDYDHFLLPLLDPHEPCYILYRLDTKNAQGYEWLFVSWSPDQSPVRQKMLYAATRATVKKEFGGGHVKDEMFGTVEEDICLQGYLRHVTSCSAPAPLTAAEQELQRIKITEVKTEITVDPKHQTLQGLAFPLKAEAKRALQQLAERRINYIQLKLDTENETIELVHTSPTEIRDLPCRIPLDTPRYHFFLYKHSHEGDYLESVVFIYSMPGYSCSIKERMLYSSCKSRLLEEVERDFHLEVAKKLEVDSGEELTEEHLYDEVHPKQHAHKQAFAKPRGPAGKRGNKRLIKGGGENGGNS; encoded by the exons ATGTTTCTAGTTCTGGTGGTTACAGAGGAGCTGAGGGAGTTTCTGGCCCGCGCACGGAGTGGAACCGGACGTCTCATCCAGGTGCTGATCAGAGACG AGCAGCTGGTGTTAGGGGCATACAGAGAGCCACGTCAGAGCTGGGACAAAGACTATGACCACTTCCTGCTTCCCCTGCTAGACCCTCATGAGCCCTGCTACATTCTATACCGGCTGGACACCAAGAACGCTCAAGGCTATGAGTGGCTCTTCGTCTCCTGGTCACCTGACCAGTCTCCT GTTCGGCAAAAGATGCTGTATGCTGCCACTCGGGCCACAGTTAAGAAAGAGTTTGGTGGTGGACACGTCAAAGATGAAATGTTCGGCACAGTTGAG GAGGACATTTGTCTTCAAGGGTACCTGCGACACGTGACTTCATGTTCTGCACCAGCTCCCCTGACAGCAGCTGAACAGGAGCTACAGCGCATCAAAATCACAGAG GTGAAAACTGAGATCACTGTGGACCCCAAGCATCAGACTCTACAGGGTCTTGCATTCCCATTAAAGGCTGAGGCCAAACGTGCTCTACAGCAGCTCGCAGAGAGACGCATCAACTACATTCAACTA aagctaGATACAGAGAATGAGACAATTGAACTCGTGCACACCAGCCCGACAGAAATCCGTGATCTACCCTGCCGGATCCCCCTTGATACACCCAGATACCACTTTTTCCTCTACAAACATTCACATGAGGGAGACTACCTTGAGTCTGTGG TGTTCATATACTCCATGCCAGGATACAGCTGTAGCATCAAGGAAAGGATGCTGTATTCCAGCTGTAAGAGTCGACTTCTGGAAGAAGTAGAGAGGGACTTCCACCTAGAAGTGGCTAAAAAG TTGGAGGTAGATAGTGGAGAGGAGCTGACAGAGGAGCATCTGTATGATGAAGTCCATCCTAAGCAGCATGCCCACAAGCAAGCATTCGCCAAACCTCGTGGCCCTGCTGGGAAAAGGGGAAACAAACGTCTAATCAAGGGAGGAGGAGAGAATGGTGGCAACAGCTAG
- the LOC132151695 gene encoding twinfilin-2 isoform X1: MFLVLVVTEELREFLARARSGTGRLIQVLIRDEQLVLGAYREPRQSWDKDYDHFLLPLLDPHEPCYILYRLDTKNAQGYEWLFVSWSPDQSPVRQKMLYAATRATVKKEFGGGHVKDEMFGTVEEDICLQGYLRHVTSCSAPAPLTAAEQELQRIKITEGRVKQVKTEITVDPKHQTLQGLAFPLKAEAKRALQQLAERRINYIQLKLDTENETIELVHTSPTEIRDLPCRIPLDTPRYHFFLYKHSHEGDYLESVVFIYSMPGYSCSIKERMLYSSCKSRLLEEVERDFHLEVAKKLEVDSGEELTEEHLYDEVHPKQHAHKQAFAKPRGPAGKRGNKRLIKGGGENGGNS, from the exons ATGTTTCTAGTTCTGGTGGTTACAGAGGAGCTGAGGGAGTTTCTGGCCCGCGCACGGAGTGGAACCGGACGTCTCATCCAGGTGCTGATCAGAGACG AGCAGCTGGTGTTAGGGGCATACAGAGAGCCACGTCAGAGCTGGGACAAAGACTATGACCACTTCCTGCTTCCCCTGCTAGACCCTCATGAGCCCTGCTACATTCTATACCGGCTGGACACCAAGAACGCTCAAGGCTATGAGTGGCTCTTCGTCTCCTGGTCACCTGACCAGTCTCCT GTTCGGCAAAAGATGCTGTATGCTGCCACTCGGGCCACAGTTAAGAAAGAGTTTGGTGGTGGACACGTCAAAGATGAAATGTTCGGCACAGTTGAG GAGGACATTTGTCTTCAAGGGTACCTGCGACACGTGACTTCATGTTCTGCACCAGCTCCCCTGACAGCAGCTGAACAGGAGCTACAGCGCATCAAAATCACAGAG GGCAGAGTTAAACAG GTGAAAACTGAGATCACTGTGGACCCCAAGCATCAGACTCTACAGGGTCTTGCATTCCCATTAAAGGCTGAGGCCAAACGTGCTCTACAGCAGCTCGCAGAGAGACGCATCAACTACATTCAACTA aagctaGATACAGAGAATGAGACAATTGAACTCGTGCACACCAGCCCGACAGAAATCCGTGATCTACCCTGCCGGATCCCCCTTGATACACCCAGATACCACTTTTTCCTCTACAAACATTCACATGAGGGAGACTACCTTGAGTCTGTGG TGTTCATATACTCCATGCCAGGATACAGCTGTAGCATCAAGGAAAGGATGCTGTATTCCAGCTGTAAGAGTCGACTTCTGGAAGAAGTAGAGAGGGACTTCCACCTAGAAGTGGCTAAAAAG TTGGAGGTAGATAGTGGAGAGGAGCTGACAGAGGAGCATCTGTATGATGAAGTCCATCCTAAGCAGCATGCCCACAAGCAAGCATTCGCCAAACCTCGTGGCCCTGCTGGGAAAAGGGGAAACAAACGTCTAATCAAGGGAGGAGGAGAGAATGGTGGCAACAGCTAG